A single Microbaculum marinisediminis DNA region contains:
- a CDS encoding phage Gp37/Gp68 family protein translates to MAEHSTIEWTDATWNPVTGCSVVSPGCTNCYAMRMAARLEAMAPRPDGTGDPHLLHYAGTTQDSRAGPVWTGKVALAPEAVLAKPLRRRKPTMYFVNSMGDLFHEAVPDDWIDRVFAVMALAPQHTFQVLTKRSARMRDYMAPHCLRRADGLGKAVIKLGYDGPLECLPSWPLPNVWLGVSAEDQTRADERIPDLLATPAAVRFVSAEPLLGPVDLTMIPTGGRIGDAVLCDDALSGPPDFQSGSRLDWVIVGGESGRGARPMHPAWARSLRDQCQAAGVPFFLKQWGEWAPGECAAGPPTRTETGAWWFGNSWRFGRVTPRESEEMHCDDAPDVYRLGKKAAGALLDGREWREMPAATTAGGVDG, encoded by the coding sequence ATGGCTGAGCACTCGACGATCGAATGGACCGACGCGACCTGGAATCCCGTCACCGGCTGCTCTGTCGTCTCGCCGGGCTGCACCAACTGCTACGCGATGCGAATGGCCGCGCGGCTGGAGGCGATGGCGCCTCGGCCGGACGGCACGGGCGATCCGCATCTGCTGCACTACGCCGGCACGACGCAGGACTCGAGGGCCGGTCCGGTCTGGACGGGTAAGGTGGCACTGGCGCCGGAGGCTGTGCTGGCGAAGCCGCTGCGGCGCCGCAAGCCGACGATGTATTTCGTCAACTCGATGGGCGACCTGTTCCACGAAGCCGTCCCCGACGACTGGATCGACCGCGTCTTCGCCGTCATGGCGCTTGCGCCGCAGCACACATTCCAGGTGCTGACGAAACGCTCGGCGCGGATGCGGGACTACATGGCGCCGCACTGTCTGCGACGGGCGGATGGGCTTGGAAAAGCGGTCATCAAGTTGGGATACGACGGACCGCTGGAATGTCTGCCATCCTGGCCGCTTCCCAACGTCTGGCTCGGCGTCAGCGCGGAGGACCAGACCCGCGCCGACGAACGGATCCCCGACCTGCTGGCGACGCCGGCGGCGGTGCGGTTCGTGAGCGCGGAGCCGCTGCTCGGACCGGTGGATCTGACCATGATCCCAACGGGAGGCCGCATCGGCGACGCCGTTCTTTGCGACGATGCTCTTTCGGGTCCGCCGGACTTTCAGAGCGGCAGTCGCCTCGACTGGGTGATCGTCGGCGGGGAGAGCGGGCGCGGGGCGCGGCCGATGCATCCCGCCTGGGCGCGGTCCCTGCGCGATCAGTGTCAGGCCGCGGGCGTGCCGTTCTTCCTAAAACAGTGGGGCGAATGGGCGCCGGGCGAGTGTGCCGCGGGGCCGCCGACCAGGACGGAGACTGGTGCTTGGTGGTTCGGCAATAGCTGGCGGTTTGGGCGCGTTACACCTCGCGAGAGCGAAGAAATGCACTGCGACGACGCGCCAGATGTCTACCGCCTCGGCAAGAAGGCCGCCGGCGCGCTGCTGGACGGGCGCGAATGGCGCGAGATGCCGGCGGCGACAACGGCCGGAGGCGTCGATGGCTGA
- a CDS encoding HNH endonuclease signature motif containing protein, giving the protein MKGQAIRYSDQELAWLEDNRAMVIGDYHAGFVARFGRTDVSAANLKALRTRKGWKTGRTGHFAAGHAPHNKGRPFPIAANHPNCRKHQFKKGQEPHNTKYAGHERVSKDGYVEISVNERNPHTGYKRRYVHKHRWLWEQANGPLPDDMALKCLDGDKTNCDPSNWEAIPKALLPRLSGGRWYRPYDTYEPEARPAVLAIAKLEHAVRQRKRGAE; this is encoded by the coding sequence ATGAAGGGGCAAGCCATTCGCTACAGCGACCAGGAGCTCGCGTGGCTGGAGGACAATCGCGCGATGGTCATCGGCGACTACCACGCCGGCTTCGTCGCGCGGTTCGGCCGTACCGACGTGTCGGCCGCGAACCTGAAGGCGCTTCGTACGCGCAAGGGCTGGAAGACCGGCCGCACCGGGCATTTCGCCGCCGGCCACGCGCCGCACAACAAGGGCCGGCCGTTCCCGATCGCGGCCAATCACCCGAACTGTCGCAAGCATCAGTTCAAGAAGGGGCAGGAACCGCACAACACGAAATATGCCGGGCACGAACGGGTGTCGAAGGACGGCTATGTCGAGATCAGCGTCAACGAGCGGAACCCGCACACCGGATACAAGCGGCGCTACGTGCACAAGCACCGCTGGCTTTGGGAACAGGCGAATGGACCGCTGCCCGACGACATGGCGCTCAAGTGCCTCGACGGGGACAAGACGAACTGCGACCCGTCGAACTGGGAGGCGATCCCGAAGGCGCTTCTGCCGCGCCTGAGCGGTGGGCGCTGGTATCGGCCCTACGACACCTATGAGCCGGAGGCCCGCCCGGCGGTCCTGGCTATCGCGAAACTGGAACATGCCGTGCGCCAGCGAAAGCGGGGGGCGGAATGA
- a CDS encoding phage tail protein: MARFVPLVEVRVDASEIDRLARGVGELAAASRDKATVRAINHVGNKGFTAVRRATARQAGLKVGDAGKAMRKELASTSAPIYRIIGRGAHLPAFKFGGRQTRRGASAAPWKKRRVFPGTFVARMGTGHVGIFRRTGSKRLPVRELWGPSIPVEMIRDDAKTTFERLVDSELLPRLGHELAREVDRIKAKYGL, encoded by the coding sequence GTGGCGCGGTTCGTCCCGCTCGTCGAGGTCAGGGTCGATGCGAGCGAGATCGACAGGCTCGCGCGCGGCGTCGGGGAGCTGGCGGCCGCTTCGCGCGACAAGGCCACGGTGCGGGCGATCAATCACGTCGGCAACAAGGGCTTCACCGCGGTGCGTCGGGCCACGGCGCGCCAGGCCGGGCTCAAGGTCGGCGACGCCGGCAAGGCGATGCGGAAGGAACTCGCCAGCACGTCGGCCCCGATCTATCGCATCATCGGACGGGGGGCGCACCTTCCCGCCTTCAAGTTCGGTGGTCGGCAGACCCGTCGCGGCGCATCGGCGGCGCCGTGGAAGAAACGGCGGGTGTTTCCCGGCACGTTCGTGGCCAGGATGGGCACGGGCCACGTCGGGATCTTCCGCCGGACCGGATCCAAGCGTCTGCCGGTCCGCGAGCTGTGGGGGCCGTCGATCCCGGTGGAGATGATCAGGGACGACGCCAAGACGACGTTCGAACGGCTGGTCGACAGCGAGCTGCTGCCGCGGCTGGGTCACGAGCTGGCCCGCGAGGTCGATCGGATCAAGGCGAAGTACGGGCTGTGA
- a CDS encoding helix-turn-helix domain-containing protein translates to MSAYLLGMGFKCDMATCARKLVLLKLIDACEEDGTRIYPAVSTIARAAQCSARQVQRELKAFVDTGLLRIVREGGRGPGSTREYAMDLDVLRRLSDVGWDALARGADGGAGGEAEGESKGDTVSPLQPDAKGDTADGGRVTGGAPKGDTGSHPTPPDPSNNPSSERERASAGDRDQENPKEARGVASRAAGTGDHTGDFVDSDLFWRGKSRWPGKMGGNLPLEIRAWEALGGHDERVLAERSIEAVVDDAKKQAGRTKWPSWLTYLKTRDWRLLAPDRRDPPAAPFVRTWSKEWWALIFRLTDRGDRLEPIAGSLRRQADGPAGLRWPRDDLPGADAAAALQPVHSGALEAWAWARWLNERGLRLDVGGKTEFWLHLPGAWPPGMDREAALAAKARADAAPKISAFAAERLAAFGLKPLTRPGLAPGDGAEILCDDGDGPRWLEVTVETADDRVIVGRDARGLRRTAPTQDPDRWRRTHDPGRGVG, encoded by the coding sequence ATGAGCGCCTATCTGCTGGGCATGGGCTTCAAGTGCGACATGGCCACGTGCGCGCGCAAGCTGGTGCTGTTGAAGCTGATCGACGCATGCGAGGAGGACGGCACGCGGATCTATCCGGCGGTCTCGACGATCGCCCGGGCGGCGCAGTGCTCGGCGCGCCAGGTGCAGCGCGAACTGAAGGCGTTCGTCGATACCGGGCTGCTGCGCATCGTGCGCGAGGGCGGGCGCGGGCCCGGCTCGACGCGGGAATATGCGATGGATCTCGACGTGCTGCGCCGGCTCTCCGACGTCGGCTGGGATGCGCTGGCCCGGGGCGCCGATGGCGGCGCCGGCGGGGAAGCGGAGGGGGAATCCAAGGGTGACACCGTGTCACCCTTGCAGCCGGACGCCAAGGGTGACACGGCCGACGGCGGGAGGGTGACAGGCGGCGCGCCCAAGGGTGACACCGGGAGTCACCCAACCCCTCCAGACCCCTCCAATAACCCCTCCTCGGAGAGAGAGCGCGCAAGCGCGGGCGATCGCGATCAGGAAAACCCGAAAGAGGCGAGGGGCGTAGCGAGCCGAGCGGCCGGGACCGGCGACCACACCGGGGACTTCGTCGACAGCGACCTGTTCTGGCGAGGCAAATCCCGGTGGCCGGGCAAGATGGGCGGCAACCTGCCGCTGGAAATCCGGGCATGGGAGGCGCTGGGCGGGCATGACGAGCGGGTGCTTGCCGAACGCTCGATCGAGGCCGTGGTCGACGACGCCAAGAAACAGGCGGGCCGGACCAAATGGCCAAGCTGGCTGACCTACCTCAAGACCCGCGACTGGCGCCTGCTGGCGCCCGATCGGCGCGACCCGCCGGCGGCCCCCTTCGTGCGGACCTGGTCGAAGGAATGGTGGGCGCTGATCTTCCGCCTGACCGACCGGGGGGACCGGCTCGAGCCGATCGCCGGATCGCTGCGCCGACAGGCGGACGGACCGGCCGGCCTGCGCTGGCCGCGCGACGACCTGCCCGGCGCCGACGCGGCGGCCGCGTTGCAGCCGGTCCACTCCGGCGCGCTGGAGGCCTGGGCCTGGGCGCGCTGGCTGAATGAGCGGGGGTTGCGCCTCGATGTCGGCGGCAAGACCGAATTCTGGCTCCACCTGCCGGGCGCGTGGCCGCCGGGCATGGACCGGGAGGCGGCGCTGGCCGCCAAGGCGCGCGCCGATGCGGCGCCGAAGATCAGCGCCTTCGCTGCCGAGCGCCTTGCCGCGTTCGGGCTGAAGCCGCTGACGCGGCCGGGCCTGGCGCCGGGCGATGGCGCGGAGATCCTGTGCGACGACGGCGACGGGCCGCGCTGGCTGGAGGTGACGGTGGAGACGGCGGACGACCGCGTGATCGTCGGCCGCGATGCCAGGGGATTGCGGCGGACGGCCCCGACGCAGGATCCGGACCGGTGGCGGCGGACGCACGACCCGGGCCGCGGGGTGGGATGA
- a CDS encoding transcriptional regulator → MSTSALQRAVEVVGGQKPLAAKIGTTQSQVWYWLTRSKKGVSAEFVIPIEEVTGIPRHELRPDIYPAPTVEVAE, encoded by the coding sequence ATGAGTACGTCAGCGCTTCAGAGAGCCGTAGAGGTCGTGGGCGGCCAGAAGCCGTTGGCGGCGAAGATCGGTACAACGCAATCGCAGGTCTGGTACTGGCTGACGCGCTCAAAAAAGGGCGTGTCCGCCGAGTTCGTCATCCCGATTGAAGAGGTGACCGGCATTCCTCGCCACGAGCTTCGACCGGACATCTATCCCGCCCCCACCGTCGAGGTGGCGGAATGA
- a CDS encoding phage head-tail joining protein gives MAEDIDAELAQLRKAYATGALKVRFRDREVTYANAEDLERRIRFLERRKAGKRKTGAFASFSRGDR, from the coding sequence ATGGCCGAAGACATCGACGCCGAACTCGCACAACTCCGCAAAGCCTATGCGACCGGGGCGCTCAAGGTGCGCTTCCGGGACCGCGAAGTGACCTATGCGAACGCCGAAGATCTCGAACGCCGTATTCGCTTCCTCGAGCGCCGCAAGGCCGGCAAGCGCAAGACCGGCGCATTCGCCAGCTTCTCGCGGGGAGACCGCTGA
- a CDS encoding phage portal protein — protein MPNKANWIDRAIAVVAPRTAARRVVARAAFDAVARKYDGAALGRLRDGTARSSTSADAEIGRALPMLRARHRDLVRNNPHARKACTVWKNNLVGAGIIARSSSPDPDLNAQTDALWSEWVAQADADGQLDFYGLQELAVGIMVEGGEALIRRRGRKASDGLAVPLQLQILEGDHLDHTKSGLISNGHKVVQGVEFDGIGARSAYWLFRDHPGNAWVMNSSRLRSDPVPASDLLHLYRKERTQTRGVPWGTAVITDLLDEAEYDLSERIRKKIEACVVAIVTGADEDDEGLAPVKVEDADGNAIEKFEPGMIAYAHNGKDVKFNSPQATGGYVDYKSVRHHVIAAGYLIPQALMTGDLSEVNFTSSRVGLVDFRRLVDAIQWLNIVPMFLAPVRAWFCEAAFLAGKLPVPYVPCKYSPPAFESVNPIDDANADLIAMRSGTLTWDDAVAKTGRDPDEVMNEIVERNKKFDDAKLILDSDPRRVTKGGNEQPSQSQQAAEAFAPRSRFRTVA, from the coding sequence ATGCCGAACAAGGCGAACTGGATCGACCGGGCGATCGCCGTGGTGGCTCCGCGGACGGCGGCCAGGCGGGTCGTGGCGCGGGCGGCGTTCGACGCCGTCGCGCGCAAATACGACGGCGCCGCGCTCGGCCGCCTGCGCGACGGAACGGCGCGGTCAAGCACCTCCGCTGACGCGGAGATCGGTCGGGCGCTCCCGATGCTCCGTGCGCGCCATCGCGACCTCGTGCGGAACAATCCTCACGCCCGAAAGGCCTGCACGGTCTGGAAGAACAACCTGGTTGGCGCCGGCATCATCGCCCGGTCCAGCAGTCCTGATCCCGACCTCAACGCACAGACGGACGCGCTTTGGAGCGAGTGGGTCGCTCAGGCCGATGCCGACGGCCAGCTTGACTTCTACGGGCTCCAGGAACTCGCCGTCGGAATCATGGTCGAGGGCGGTGAGGCCCTGATCCGCCGGCGCGGCCGTAAGGCCAGCGACGGACTGGCGGTTCCTCTGCAACTGCAGATTCTCGAGGGCGATCACCTCGATCACACCAAGTCCGGCCTGATATCGAATGGCCACAAGGTGGTGCAAGGGGTCGAGTTCGATGGTATCGGCGCCCGGTCGGCTTACTGGCTTTTCCGCGATCATCCCGGCAATGCCTGGGTGATGAATTCGTCTCGCCTCAGAAGCGATCCGGTCCCGGCGAGCGATCTCCTGCACCTTTACCGAAAAGAACGGACGCAGACGCGGGGAGTGCCGTGGGGAACGGCGGTCATCACGGATCTGCTCGACGAGGCCGAGTATGATCTTTCGGAGCGGATCCGCAAAAAGATCGAGGCCTGTGTTGTCGCGATCGTCACCGGCGCCGATGAGGACGACGAGGGGCTCGCGCCCGTCAAGGTCGAGGACGCCGACGGCAACGCGATCGAGAAGTTCGAGCCGGGCATGATCGCCTACGCGCACAACGGCAAGGACGTGAAGTTCAACAGCCCGCAGGCGACGGGCGGCTATGTCGACTACAAAAGCGTCCGCCACCACGTCATCGCGGCGGGATACCTTATCCCGCAGGCGCTGATGACGGGTGACCTGAGCGAGGTCAACTTCACATCGAGCCGCGTCGGACTGGTCGATTTCCGCAGGCTGGTCGACGCGATTCAGTGGCTCAACATCGTTCCGATGTTCCTGGCGCCGGTGCGGGCGTGGTTCTGCGAGGCGGCCTTTCTCGCGGGCAAGCTTCCCGTGCCGTACGTGCCCTGCAAATACAGTCCGCCGGCGTTCGAAAGCGTGAACCCGATCGACGACGCCAATGCCGATCTGATCGCGATGCGCAGCGGCACACTGACCTGGGACGATGCCGTCGCGAAGACCGGCCGCGATCCGGATGAGGTCATGAACGAAATCGTCGAGCGCAACAAGAAGTTCGACGACGCCAAACTCATCCTGGATTCCGATCCCCGGAGAGTGACCAAGGGCGGCAACGAGCAGCCGAGCCAGTCGCAGCAGGCCGCCGAGGCCTTCGCGCCGCGAAGCCGATTCCGGACCGTCGCCTGA
- a CDS encoding SAM-dependent methyltransferase gives MTALTRYDEACRALAEAKTLEEVRGISDKMAAVQEYARRANNRQLEVDAAEMRLHADRRGGALLKEIKEAGLLSAGGRPTRPAETGSTTEPVSEADRPAPLPRGEKVTLAELGIDKKTSSRMQKAAGIAADAFDAMIARWRERALSEKGGINLRAAIGTDSATDSERGNNLYETPPEAMHALLAVERFEQVRTIWEPACGRGAICRVLEAAGHEVVFTDLEDYSRANADGELQEVGSFLETRWSDAEQGIRGPWRGALWTGERPTIITNPPYGKVLNAFVAHALREHRPPKMALLLNLNFLCGFDDPDRNYVMDDCPPARIHVFTRRLPMMHRDGWAGPEAESRMNTAWFVWERDEDGDYSGARIVNRVDWKDHQPAGEDEERAA, from the coding sequence ATGACGGCGCTCACCCGCTACGATGAGGCTTGCCGTGCGCTTGCCGAGGCCAAGACGCTGGAGGAGGTGCGCGGCATCTCCGACAAGATGGCGGCCGTCCAGGAATATGCCCGCCGCGCCAACAACCGGCAGCTCGAGGTGGACGCCGCCGAGATGCGCCTGCACGCCGATCGGCGTGGCGGTGCGCTGCTGAAGGAGATCAAGGAGGCCGGATTGCTGTCGGCCGGAGGGCGACCGACCCGCCCAGCAGAAACCGGTTCCACCACGGAACCGGTTTCGGAGGCCGATCGCCCCGCCCCGCTGCCGCGGGGGGAGAAGGTCACGCTCGCCGAACTCGGCATCGACAAGAAGACGTCGAGCCGCATGCAGAAGGCAGCGGGCATCGCGGCCGATGCCTTCGATGCGATGATCGCGCGCTGGCGCGAGCGGGCGCTTTCCGAGAAGGGGGGCATCAACCTGCGGGCCGCCATCGGCACCGACAGCGCCACGGACAGTGAGCGCGGCAACAATCTCTACGAGACGCCGCCCGAGGCGATGCATGCGCTCCTCGCGGTGGAGCGGTTCGAGCAGGTGCGCACGATCTGGGAGCCGGCCTGCGGGCGCGGAGCGATCTGTCGCGTGCTGGAGGCGGCGGGGCACGAGGTCGTCTTCACCGATCTTGAGGACTATAGCCGGGCGAACGCCGACGGCGAGCTGCAGGAGGTCGGCAGTTTCCTCGAGACACGCTGGTCGGACGCCGAGCAGGGCATCCGGGGACCATGGCGCGGCGCGCTGTGGACCGGCGAGCGTCCGACGATCATCACGAATCCGCCCTACGGCAAGGTGCTCAACGCCTTCGTCGCCCACGCGCTGCGCGAGCACCGGCCGCCGAAGATGGCGCTCTTGCTCAACCTCAACTTCCTCTGCGGCTTCGACGACCCAGACCGCAACTACGTCATGGACGACTGTCCGCCGGCGCGGATCCACGTGTTCACGCGCCGCCTGCCGATGATGCACCGCGATGGCTGGGCCGGGCCGGAAGCCGAGAGCCGGATGAACACCGCCTGGTTCGTATGGGAGCGCGACGAGGACGGGGATTACTCGGGCGCGCGTATCGTCAACCGCGTCGACTGGAAAGACCATCAGCCTGCGGGCGAAGACGAGGAGCGCGCCGCATGA
- a CDS encoding XRE family transcriptional regulator, whose product MSKLGKRVAARLKDLGHEKDGQTWLAKKIGMRQQGIQAIIAGRSERPRKLLEIARALQTTPEYLVGDTDDPEQRELTYAPLPESEPDWHQRHHQAEAGDVANLSIRGGLGLGSVDGVKADDNGELYADQIAGYWSFPDTVKAGLRNLKNIYALPVIGDSMEPALKSGSFVFVDMSHTVPQPEDIYACDYGDGLSIKRLQLIPRSKKIRVISDNERYQTHELLRDDVRVYGRVVAWFQWRG is encoded by the coding sequence ATGTCGAAGCTCGGAAAAAGAGTCGCAGCCAGGCTAAAAGACCTGGGTCATGAAAAGGACGGCCAGACTTGGCTCGCGAAGAAAATTGGCATGCGGCAGCAGGGCATACAGGCGATCATCGCCGGCCGATCGGAACGTCCCCGTAAGCTTCTTGAAATCGCCCGCGCACTACAGACGACGCCAGAATACCTTGTCGGTGACACGGACGATCCGGAGCAGCGTGAACTAACCTACGCGCCACTCCCCGAGAGTGAGCCCGATTGGCACCAGCGCCACCACCAAGCCGAAGCCGGCGATGTGGCCAACCTGTCGATTCGCGGCGGCCTCGGGCTCGGCAGCGTGGACGGCGTTAAAGCCGACGACAACGGGGAACTCTACGCAGACCAAATTGCAGGGTATTGGAGCTTCCCGGACACCGTGAAGGCCGGCCTCCGAAACCTGAAGAATATCTATGCCCTCCCGGTCATTGGCGACAGCATGGAGCCCGCTCTCAAGTCCGGCTCCTTCGTCTTCGTCGACATGTCGCATACGGTCCCGCAGCCGGAGGACATCTACGCTTGTGACTACGGCGACGGGCTGTCCATCAAGCGCCTGCAGCTCATACCGCGCTCCAAGAAGATCCGGGTCATTTCCGATAACGAACGATACCAGACGCATGAGCTGCTTCGTGATGATGTCCGGGTCTATGGTCGCGTCGTCGCCTGGTTCCAGTGGCGGGGGTGA
- a CDS encoding HK97 family phage prohead protease — protein MSKTILLPPMLRDALVRAESFDEESNTVDVVFTTGATVRRVSWREGEFDEELIVTPDAVRLDRLNTGAPFLDTHDGWSLRTVLGSVVKDSARIANGVGTAKILLTRRQEAEGTIRDIRDGIINNISVGYRTHRVEIAERDGQVPLHRAIDWEPYEISAVPIPADPGAHFRAGGDEHVTLQPCEFISRDAGALTRAARAQIEMRNRRLGL, from the coding sequence ATGTCAAAGACGATCTTGCTCCCGCCGATGCTGCGGGATGCCCTGGTGCGCGCGGAATCGTTCGACGAGGAATCGAACACCGTTGACGTCGTGTTCACGACCGGGGCCACGGTTCGACGGGTGAGCTGGCGCGAGGGCGAGTTCGACGAGGAGCTCATCGTCACGCCGGATGCCGTCCGCCTGGATCGGCTCAATACCGGGGCCCCGTTCCTCGACACGCACGATGGTTGGTCCCTCCGGACCGTGCTGGGATCCGTCGTCAAGGACTCGGCCCGGATTGCGAACGGAGTCGGGACCGCCAAGATCCTGCTGACGCGCCGCCAGGAAGCGGAGGGCACGATCCGGGACATCCGCGACGGCATCATCAACAACATCTCCGTCGGTTACCGGACCCATCGTGTCGAGATCGCGGAGCGGGATGGCCAGGTGCCGCTGCATCGGGCGATCGACTGGGAGCCCTACGAGATTTCGGCGGTGCCGATCCCCGCGGATCCAGGCGCTCATTTCCGCGCGGGCGGAGACGAACACGTCACGCTGCAGCCGTGCGAGTTTATTTCCCGAGACGCTGGTGCACTGACCCGGGCCGCGCGTGCGCAGATCGAAATGCGCAACCGGCGCCTCGGCCTGTAG
- a CDS encoding phage terminase large subunit family protein, whose product MTYHDTRSRFPNLRTGEEVLFAGLAAASRPVETLTVSEWADRYRYVSDESGSPWPGKFRTDRVPYLREPQDCLHPDHPARRVTARWAAQLGKTTALENWFCFIVDQEPGSMMIVMPTLEEASKFNRLKLQPTIEVTTRIRHKVAPANSRDEQGSTTSYKRFAGGFCQIVNAGSSKGLQMVSIKYLGMDEVTGYPRDVDGRGSPRDQARARQKMYGDLAKEWEGSTPGIVGECAITKDYEAGDRRLFYVPCPHCAVFHPLRFDQMRGPDSGAGLPAHLRCPQCDGIILDGHKPDMMARGEWIPTRVREGENPVPETVSAEDLPKWRCPPCEGRCQDWQPSFHLWAAYAPRERLADIWARWEEAQSDTTSLRTFSQQDLAEPYDPGGVTVEWETIHAAARKDAYPSRCIPAQAGLVVSTSDVQGYGIKWTCYAIGPRGQRWLVDREIFEGAPDKSDDPWIALADALGRTYPTAGDQEKGIDLSGVDSGFATDRVYRFCSGRPNCYALDGRHQQGLPWLGSPKKKDVLDRNKRRIAKVLLYPVGNYDVKTEVVAGLANLVDGPDQNGHWPRNTIHLSPDLCDEEFAKELTAERLVDPDEDIRSSNRRARKLISPKAQREWKRIAGRANDWFDCTVYALALAWHLEKKRRLTAERWADLLTSVHGVQAAPDLFETGAAEPFDTKPAKEKPKRASPAKVRDSDWLGGGGTASGRRGKGWLD is encoded by the coding sequence ATGACCTATCACGACACCCGGAGCCGGTTCCCGAATCTTCGGACCGGAGAGGAGGTGCTGTTCGCCGGTCTGGCAGCCGCAAGCCGGCCGGTCGAGACCCTGACCGTAAGCGAATGGGCCGACCGTTATCGCTACGTGTCCGACGAATCGGGATCGCCGTGGCCTGGCAAGTTCCGCACCGACCGGGTGCCCTACCTGCGCGAGCCGCAGGATTGCCTGCATCCAGATCATCCGGCGCGGAGGGTTACAGCGCGGTGGGCCGCCCAGCTCGGCAAGACGACCGCGTTGGAGAACTGGTTTTGCTTCATCGTCGATCAGGAGCCGGGATCGATGATGATCGTCATGCCAACGCTCGAGGAGGCATCCAAGTTCAACAGGCTCAAGCTGCAGCCCACGATCGAGGTAACGACGCGCATCCGGCACAAGGTCGCTCCGGCAAACAGCCGCGACGAGCAGGGATCGACAACGTCGTACAAACGATTTGCCGGCGGCTTCTGCCAGATCGTCAACGCAGGATCGTCGAAGGGCCTGCAGATGGTCTCGATAAAGTACCTCGGCATGGACGAGGTCACCGGCTACCCGCGCGACGTCGACGGCCGCGGCAGCCCGCGAGATCAGGCCCGCGCACGACAGAAGATGTACGGCGATCTCGCCAAGGAGTGGGAGGGATCAACGCCCGGGATCGTCGGAGAGTGTGCGATCACCAAGGACTACGAAGCCGGCGACCGCCGGCTTTTCTATGTGCCCTGTCCGCATTGCGCCGTCTTCCATCCCCTGCGCTTCGATCAGATGCGGGGACCCGATTCCGGGGCGGGATTGCCTGCGCACCTGCGGTGCCCGCAATGCGATGGCATCATCCTGGACGGCCATAAGCCGGACATGATGGCCCGGGGTGAATGGATCCCCACGCGGGTACGCGAGGGGGAGAATCCCGTGCCTGAAACGGTTTCGGCGGAAGACCTGCCGAAATGGCGGTGCCCACCGTGCGAAGGACGGTGCCAGGACTGGCAACCGAGCTTCCACCTCTGGGCCGCGTATGCGCCTCGGGAGCGGCTCGCAGACATCTGGGCCCGATGGGAGGAGGCTCAAAGCGATACCACATCGCTGCGGACCTTCAGCCAACAGGATCTCGCCGAACCGTACGATCCGGGCGGCGTCACGGTCGAATGGGAGACGATCCACGCCGCAGCCCGGAAGGACGCCTATCCGAGCCGTTGCATCCCGGCGCAAGCCGGCCTCGTCGTGTCGACCTCCGACGTGCAGGGCTACGGGATCAAGTGGACGTGCTACGCCATCGGGCCGCGGGGGCAACGCTGGCTCGTCGATCGCGAGATCTTCGAAGGCGCGCCGGACAAGAGCGACGATCCCTGGATAGCCCTTGCCGATGCCCTCGGCCGGACCTATCCGACCGCCGGCGACCAAGAGAAGGGCATCGACCTGTCGGGCGTCGACTCCGGCTTCGCCACCGATCGGGTTTACCGATTCTGTTCCGGGCGGCCGAACTGCTACGCCCTCGACGGTCGGCATCAGCAGGGCCTGCCCTGGTTGGGATCGCCGAAGAAGAAGGACGTCCTCGACCGCAACAAGCGGCGGATCGCGAAAGTCCTCCTCTATCCGGTTGGCAACTACGACGTCAAAACCGAGGTTGTGGCGGGGCTCGCCAATCTCGTCGACGGCCCGGATCAGAACGGGCATTGGCCACGCAACACGATCCATCTGTCGCCGGACCTCTGCGATGAGGAGTTCGCGAAGGAACTGACGGCCGAGCGCCTGGTCGATCCCGACGAGGATATCCGGTCGTCGAACCGTCGTGCCCGCAAGCTGATCAGCCCGAAGGCGCAGCGGGAATGGAAACGGATCGCCGGCCGGGCCAACGACTGGTTTGACTGCACCGTCTACGCCCTCGCGCTGGCATGGCACCTTGAAAAGAAGCGGCGACTGACGGCCGAGCGGTGGGCCGACCTGTTGACCTCGGTTCACGGTGTGCAGGCAGCGCCGGATCTGTTCGAGACGGGTGCGGCTGAGCCGTTCGACACGAAGCCCGCGAAAGAGAAGCCGAAGCGCGCATCGCCGGCGAAGGTGCGCGACAGCGACTGGCTCGGCGGGGGCGGTACCGCCTCCGGCCGCCGTGGGAAGGGTTGGTTGGACTGA